One window of the Bombus pyrosoma isolate SC7728 linkage group LG5, ASM1482585v1, whole genome shotgun sequence genome contains the following:
- the LOC122567608 gene encoding ribosomal RNA processing protein 36 homolog translates to MSDEEDTLLNEDKDQDEIRKELSQMSFEDLQKLKEKLGSKIYKEALFGPRKLNKKTEFKRENKNRPREISSKKPVSRFREVVQVKKYIPRDPRFDSLCGTYDPRKFKRSYGFINEIRENDIKELKKELTESKDPKKIKKIKYLIQRLENQLREEKRRNLEEQKEYEEKKEIAEAIRRGEKPVFKKKSEKRILSLVSQYEELKNSGKLKKHIQRLRKKNQQRGRRQLASADSE, encoded by the exons ATGAGTGATGAGGAAGATACTCTTCTTAACGAAGATAAAGACCAG GATGAAATTAGGAAGGAGCTCTCACAGATGAGTTTCGAAGATCTGCAAAAGCTAAAAGAGAAATTAggttctaaaatatataaggAAGCACTTTTTGGTCCACGGAAGCTTAACAAGAAAACTGAatttaaacgagaaaataaaaacagacCGCGTGAAATATCTTCAAAGAAACCTGTTTCGCGATTCAGAGAAGTGGTGCAGGTGAAGAAGTACATTCCAAGAGACCCTCGATTCGATAGTCTATGTGGCACGTATGATCcgaggaaatttaaaagaagttATGGgttcattaatgaaataagaGAGAATGAtatcaaagaattaaaaaaggaattgaCTGAGAGTAAAGACccaaaaaagataaagaagatcAAATACCTTATACAGAGATTGGAAAATCAATtacgcgaagaaaaaagaagaaatttggaagaacaaaaagagtatgaagaaaagaaagagattgCAGAGGCCATCAGGCGTGGTGAAAAACCAGTATTCAAAAAGAAGT CTGAAAAACGAATTTTGAGTTTAGTTTCTCAATATGAGGAACTGAAAAATTCAGGCAAACTAAAGAAACATATTCAACGATTGCGCAAGAAGAATCAACAAAGGGGCAGACGACAGTTAGCGTCAGCAGACTCTGAATAA